One segment of Patulibacter sp. SYSU D01012 DNA contains the following:
- a CDS encoding spore photoproduct lyase family protein, whose translation MYVEPAAAALPRGQQVLDRFPDAERIEVPSHWNIPGLHGNPGNVADWNRIKRTSLVLGTLKTPRVRPNGRSADFIAPSTANGCAMSCAYCYVPRRKGYANPITVFANIDAIATTTMNHLRRTGPKAEANQCDPVDWVYDIGENSDCSVDADVSDNVEDLVRLFAATPGAKASFATKAVNRRMLDWDPRGGTRVRFSLMPAELSRVLDVRTDPVPARIAAIDAFVEAGYEVHVNLSPVVVRPGWLEPWDELLTQLDDGIGAAAKRQLQAEIIMLTHNEALHRVNLGWHPRAEELLWTPETQEPKRSQNGQDNVRYRHRWKATWLGQLQELIARRTPYLRVRYAF comes from the coding sequence ATCTACGTCGAGCCCGCCGCGGCCGCCCTGCCGCGCGGCCAGCAGGTCCTCGACCGGTTCCCGGACGCCGAGCGGATCGAGGTGCCCTCGCACTGGAACATCCCGGGCCTGCACGGCAACCCGGGCAACGTCGCGGACTGGAACCGCATCAAGCGCACCAGCTTGGTCCTCGGCACCCTGAAGACGCCGCGGGTGCGGCCCAACGGGCGGTCGGCCGACTTCATCGCGCCGTCGACGGCGAACGGCTGCGCCATGAGCTGCGCCTACTGCTACGTCCCCCGACGCAAGGGCTACGCCAACCCGATCACCGTCTTCGCGAACATCGACGCGATCGCGACGACGACGATGAACCACCTGCGGCGCACGGGCCCGAAGGCCGAGGCGAACCAGTGCGACCCGGTCGACTGGGTCTACGACATCGGCGAGAACTCGGACTGCTCCGTCGACGCCGACGTGAGCGACAACGTCGAGGACCTCGTGCGCCTGTTCGCCGCCACGCCGGGCGCGAAGGCGAGCTTCGCCACGAAGGCCGTCAACCGGCGGATGCTCGACTGGGACCCGCGCGGTGGCACCCGGGTGCGCTTCTCGCTCATGCCCGCCGAGCTCTCCCGCGTGCTCGACGTCCGCACCGACCCGGTCCCCGCGCGCATCGCCGCGATCGACGCGTTCGTCGAGGCCGGGTACGAGGTGCACGTCAACCTGTCGCCCGTCGTCGTGCGCCCGGGCTGGCTCGAGCCGTGGGACGAGCTGCTGACCCAGCTCGACGACGGGATCGGCGCCGCGGCCAAGCGCCAGCTGCAGGCCGAGATCATCATGCTCACCCACAACGAGGCGCTGCACCGGGTCAACCTGGGCTGGCACCCGCGGGCGGAGGAGCTGCTCTGGACGCCGGAGACGCAGGAGCCCAAGCGCTCGCAGAACGGCCAGGACAACGTCCGCTACCGCCACCGCTGGAAGGCGACGTGGCTCGGCCAGCTGCAGGAGCTGATCGCGCGCCGGACCCCGTACCTGCGGGTGCGGTACGCGTTCTAG
- a CDS encoding DUF1932 domain-containing protein, whose product MARIGLLHPGAMGAAVGAQLAAAGHEVLWASAGRSASTAARAASAGLVDVVDVAALVSRSELVVSICPPDAALSVARSIAGFGGPFLDANAVSPGSAALIAKAVGSRITDGGIVGPPPRQAGTTRLYLSGHQAERFADLFAGTAIDARILQDGGPYAASALKMAFAAWSKGSAALLLAAADAADRLGVGDALVSEWAVSRPGLADNLDAARHNAHEKGWRWAGEMDEIASMFAAIDLPAGFHTAAADVYRDPPGTI is encoded by the coding sequence ATGGCGCGTATCGGCCTTCTGCATCCCGGAGCGATGGGAGCCGCAGTCGGAGCGCAACTCGCCGCGGCTGGGCACGAGGTGCTGTGGGCAAGCGCCGGACGGTCGGCGTCCACGGCGGCGCGGGCCGCAAGCGCGGGCCTGGTCGACGTCGTCGACGTCGCCGCTCTCGTCAGCCGGAGCGAGCTGGTGGTGTCGATCTGCCCGCCGGACGCGGCGCTCAGCGTCGCGCGCTCGATCGCCGGCTTCGGCGGGCCGTTCCTCGACGCCAACGCGGTTTCCCCAGGCTCCGCAGCGCTGATCGCGAAGGCGGTCGGCAGCCGGATCACGGACGGCGGAATCGTCGGCCCGCCCCCAAGGCAGGCGGGTACCACCCGCCTGTACCTCTCAGGTCACCAGGCCGAGCGATTTGCAGACCTCTTCGCCGGAACCGCCATCGATGCGCGGATCCTGCAAGATGGCGGCCCGTACGCAGCATCAGCGCTCAAGATGGCATTCGCAGCGTGGTCGAAAGGCAGCGCAGCCCTGCTGCTCGCCGCCGCCGACGCAGCTGACCGACTGGGCGTCGGCGACGCGCTCGTCAGCGAGTGGGCCGTCTCCCGCCCAGGGCTCGCCGACAACCTCGACGCCGCCCGCCACAACGCCCACGAGAAGGGCTGGCGGTGGGCTGGCGAGATGGACGAGATCGCCTCGATGTTCGCCGCCATCGACCTCCCCGCCGGATTCCACACCGCGGCGGCCGACGTCTACCGAGACCCACCCGGCACCATCTAA
- the rph gene encoding rifamycin-inactivating phosphotransferase, translated as MGRWTLDLEQVDGGRVADVGGKGARLGGLTRVAGVRVPAGFCVTTSAFRAALAAPAVAPLVDRLAQAAADDHAAIRARSARLRDAIEALAVPEDVAGEIRAALARHGREDDAWVVRSSAPAEDADDASFAGQHDSFLGVVGHDAVLRHVVRCWASLFNDRAVAYRLGRDADPTGTGMAVVVQRLVDADASGVLFTADPVSGNRHVACVEAVPGLGDALVSGRAAPDVVRVRDGRVLARTTGTRTAATRARPGGGTHDVPLPADAGDRPVLTDAQAVRLADLGRRIEAAAGAPQDVEWCLVGETPWIVQSRPITTLFPVPRADDDAPHVWVSVGHQQMMTHPMRPLGRSLHQRIALPRMHEAAGRLFVDIAPRLASPETRAATLHALGASDPLMGDVLRTIVDRGFLGPADDDAAADPPVGPARPSATTSAGDALPHVDPDPGLAAEQVARTEASLTTLERDIRGRTGTDLIDFVLEDVAELRRRLFDPGSTPLLLAAMDASAWLNAHLEAWLGERNVADVLTLSAPGNVTSEMGLALLDVADAVRPHPHVVAFLEHAEDDELPGGLDELEGGPAARAALEAFLDRYGMRCVGEIDVTRPRWRERPSTLVPLILSAVDAYAPGESARRFARGRQRAEAKAREVLARLRALPDGDAKAARANRAIRLLRTFIGYREHPKYGMVRRTFVYKQALLGEAARLVDAGVLRDVEDVFFLTLDELRDVVSTGRADDALIAERRRAFRAHEALTPPRVITSEGEVVAGSYGRDDVPAGALVGLAVSGGTVEGRARVVDDLADADLAPGDVLVTTYTDPAWSPLFVTAGALVTEVGGLMTHGAVVAREYGLPAVVGVDDATRRIRDGQRVRVHGRDGFVELLD; from the coding sequence ATGGGGCGATGGACGCTGGATCTGGAGCAGGTCGACGGGGGTCGGGTGGCCGACGTCGGCGGCAAGGGCGCGCGGCTGGGCGGGCTGACGCGCGTCGCGGGCGTGCGGGTGCCGGCGGGCTTCTGCGTGACCACGTCCGCCTTCCGCGCGGCCCTCGCGGCGCCCGCGGTCGCCCCGCTCGTCGACCGGCTGGCGCAGGCCGCCGCCGACGACCACGCGGCGATCCGGGCGCGCAGCGCGCGACTACGGGACGCGATCGAGGCCCTGGCGGTGCCGGAGGACGTCGCGGGCGAGATCCGCGCGGCGCTCGCCCGGCACGGCCGCGAGGACGACGCCTGGGTCGTCCGCTCGAGCGCCCCGGCCGAGGACGCCGACGACGCGTCGTTCGCCGGCCAGCACGACAGCTTCCTGGGGGTCGTCGGCCACGACGCCGTGCTGCGCCACGTCGTCCGGTGCTGGGCGTCGCTCTTCAACGACCGCGCCGTCGCGTACCGGCTCGGCCGCGACGCCGACCCGACGGGCACGGGCATGGCCGTCGTGGTCCAGCGCCTGGTCGACGCCGACGCGTCGGGCGTCCTCTTCACGGCCGACCCCGTCAGCGGCAACCGCCACGTCGCCTGCGTCGAGGCCGTGCCGGGGCTCGGCGACGCGCTCGTCTCGGGCCGCGCCGCACCCGACGTCGTGCGCGTGCGCGACGGCCGCGTCCTCGCGCGGACGACCGGCACGCGGACCGCCGCGACGCGCGCGCGGCCCGGCGGCGGCACGCACGACGTGCCGCTGCCCGCGGACGCCGGCGACCGCCCGGTCCTGACCGACGCGCAGGCCGTCCGGCTGGCGGACCTCGGCCGCCGGATCGAGGCCGCCGCCGGCGCGCCGCAGGACGTCGAGTGGTGCCTGGTCGGCGAGACGCCGTGGATCGTCCAGAGCCGGCCGATCACCACCCTCTTCCCCGTCCCCCGCGCGGACGACGACGCGCCCCACGTGTGGGTGTCCGTCGGGCATCAGCAGATGATGACCCACCCCATGCGGCCCCTCGGCCGGTCGCTGCACCAGCGGATCGCCCTGCCCCGCATGCACGAGGCCGCCGGGCGGCTCTTCGTCGACATCGCCCCCCGTCTGGCGTCGCCGGAGACCCGCGCCGCGACCCTGCACGCCCTCGGGGCGTCCGACCCGCTGATGGGCGACGTGCTGCGCACCATCGTCGACCGGGGGTTCCTCGGCCCGGCCGACGACGACGCGGCGGCGGACCCGCCGGTCGGACCCGCGCGTCCGTCCGCCACCACGTCCGCCGGCGACGCCCTCCCCCACGTCGATCCCGATCCCGGCCTCGCCGCCGAGCAGGTGGCACGGACCGAGGCGTCCCTGACCACGCTGGAGCGCGACATCCGCGGCCGGACCGGCACCGACCTGATCGACTTCGTGCTGGAGGACGTCGCCGAGCTGCGGCGGCGGCTGTTCGATCCGGGCAGCACCCCGCTGCTGCTTGCCGCGATGGACGCCAGCGCGTGGCTGAACGCGCACCTGGAGGCGTGGCTCGGCGAGCGGAACGTCGCCGACGTCCTGACGCTCTCCGCGCCCGGCAACGTGACATCCGAGATGGGCCTGGCGCTGCTCGACGTCGCGGACGCCGTCCGCCCGCACCCCCACGTCGTCGCCTTCCTCGAGCACGCCGAGGACGACGAGCTGCCCGGCGGACTGGACGAGCTCGAGGGCGGCCCTGCGGCCCGCGCGGCCCTCGAGGCGTTCCTGGACCGCTACGGCATGCGCTGCGTCGGCGAGATCGACGTCACCCGGCCCCGCTGGCGGGAGCGGCCCTCGACCCTGGTGCCGCTGATCCTGAGCGCCGTCGACGCGTACGCGCCCGGCGAGAGCGCCCGGCGGTTCGCGCGCGGCCGGCAACGGGCCGAGGCGAAGGCGCGCGAGGTGCTCGCCCGGCTGCGCGCCCTGCCGGACGGCGACGCAAAGGCGGCGCGGGCCAACCGGGCGATCCGCCTGCTGCGCACGTTCATCGGCTACCGCGAACACCCGAAGTACGGCATGGTCCGCCGCACCTTCGTCTACAAGCAGGCGCTCCTGGGCGAGGCCGCGCGGCTGGTCGACGCGGGCGTGCTGCGCGACGTCGAGGACGTGTTCTTCCTGACGCTCGACGAGCTGCGCGACGTCGTGTCGACGGGGCGGGCGGACGACGCGCTGATCGCGGAGCGGCGCCGCGCGTTCCGCGCGCACGAGGCGCTGACGCCGCCGCGGGTCATCACCTCCGAGGGCGAGGTCGTCGCGGGCTCCTACGGGCGCGACGACGTGCCGGCCGGTGCCCTCGTCGGCCTGGCGGTGTCGGGCGGGACGGTCGAGGGCCGCGCCCGCGTGGTGGACGACCTGGCCGACGCGGACCTGGCCCCGGGCGACGTCCTCGTCACGACCTACACCGACCCCGCGTGGTCCCCGCTCTTCGTCACGGCCGGCGCCCTGGTCACCGAGGTCGGCGGGCTGATGACCCACGGCGCGGTCGTCGCGCGCGAGTACGGCCTGCCGGCCGTCGTCGGCGTGGACGATGCGACGCGGCGGATCCGCGACGGCCAGCGGGTGCGGGTCCACGGGCGGGACGGCTTCGTCGAGCTGCTGGACTGA
- a CDS encoding DUF4062 domain-containing protein, translated as MDRVFVSSLARGGMSEVRAAVKRAVESLGMVPVMFETTGATDRPSRSALTEKVEGADVTVLILGAEYGEPGESGHSPTEDEFNAARTAGVPVLPIVQEGVDREPEQEAFVSRVRGTWETGTFAPSFTTAEEAGFAAVRALAQWKNDKPAGERKQALSDRARSLAAGITTASRT; from the coding sequence ATGGATCGGGTATTCGTCAGTTCACTTGCGCGTGGGGGGATGTCTGAGGTGCGGGCCGCAGTCAAGCGGGCCGTGGAGTCTTTGGGCATGGTGCCGGTGATGTTCGAAACCACCGGTGCAACCGATCGGCCGTCTCGCAGCGCGCTGACAGAGAAGGTAGAGGGCGCCGATGTCACGGTGCTGATTCTTGGGGCGGAGTACGGAGAGCCAGGCGAGAGTGGCCACAGCCCTACGGAGGACGAGTTCAACGCCGCGCGCACGGCCGGGGTGCCGGTCTTGCCCATCGTGCAGGAAGGCGTCGATCGCGAGCCGGAGCAGGAAGCGTTCGTCAGCCGGGTCCGGGGGACATGGGAGACCGGGACCTTCGCGCCGAGCTTCACCACCGCCGAGGAAGCCGGCTTTGCGGCAGTCAGGGCGCTGGCGCAGTGGAAGAACGACAAACCGGCAGGGGAGCGCAAGCAAGCACTAAGTGACCGCGCACGGTCACTCGCAGCGGGCATCACGACCGCGTCGCGGACGTGA
- a CDS encoding antitoxin VbhA family protein: MSDRRRDVAGVVGTLRAEGLVPDDETHALMQAWADGLISRDDLSRARAAVLAGESLQSVFPHVDKR; this comes from the coding sequence GTGAGTGATCGTCGGCGTGACGTCGCGGGCGTGGTCGGCACCCTCCGTGCCGAGGGGCTCGTTCCCGATGACGAGACGCATGCGCTCATGCAGGCGTGGGCGGACGGGCTCATCAGCCGCGACGACCTCTCTCGGGCGCGTGCGGCCGTGCTCGCCGGCGAGTCGCTCCAGTCGGTCTTCCCGCACGTCGACAAGCGCTAG
- a CDS encoding NAD(P)H-binding protein, which produces MAPRRHDPDPDATPPGTILVTGATGGIGGALVEELQRAGQPFRVMCRRYEQIRAFAERGVEATFGDLSSPATVRAASVGCDQLFLVPPAVEGMSVQTCGAIDAAREAGVTHVVKVSASDRSPDSPIPWAREHAWSDRYLGGSGVAWTVLRPAAFLTNLLQAAPAIRRGVLPGLSGPGATPWVDPDDVAAAACTVLTDPARRGGAGDDGRSWLLTGTPPLSFPDVAARLRRQLGRRVRYVPVPPPLAYLAIRASGASPWMARGLVAQFATVVREGRDGVREVSGDLEALLGRAPRDLDAFVAAHRDAFR; this is translated from the coding sequence ATGGCCCCCCGACGACACGACCCCGATCCGGACGCGACCCCGCCGGGGACGATCCTGGTCACCGGCGCTACCGGCGGCATCGGCGGGGCGCTCGTCGAGGAGCTGCAGCGGGCGGGACAGCCGTTCCGGGTGATGTGCCGCCGGTACGAGCAGATCCGGGCCTTCGCGGAGCGGGGCGTCGAGGCGACGTTCGGCGACCTGTCGTCGCCCGCCACCGTCCGGGCGGCGAGCGTCGGCTGCGACCAGCTCTTCCTCGTGCCGCCCGCCGTCGAGGGGATGTCCGTCCAGACGTGCGGGGCCATCGACGCCGCCCGCGAGGCCGGGGTGACGCACGTGGTCAAGGTGTCGGCGTCCGACCGCAGCCCGGACTCCCCCATCCCGTGGGCGCGCGAGCACGCGTGGAGCGACCGGTACCTGGGGGGCAGCGGCGTGGCGTGGACCGTGCTGCGCCCGGCGGCGTTCCTGACCAACCTGCTGCAAGCCGCCCCGGCGATCCGGCGCGGCGTGCTGCCGGGCCTGAGCGGCCCCGGGGCGACCCCGTGGGTGGACCCGGACGACGTGGCTGCGGCCGCGTGCACGGTGCTCACGGACCCGGCCCGGCGGGGCGGCGCCGGCGACGACGGACGCAGCTGGCTGCTGACCGGCACGCCCCCGCTGTCGTTCCCCGACGTCGCCGCGCGGCTCCGCCGGCAGCTCGGGCGCCGCGTCCGCTACGTGCCGGTCCCGCCGCCGCTGGCCTACCTGGCGATCCGCGCGTCGGGGGCGTCGCCGTGGATGGCGCGCGGCCTCGTCGCCCAGTTCGCGACCGTCGTCCGGGAGGGTCGCGACGGCGTCCGCGAGGTCTCGGGCGACCTGGAGGCGCTGCTGGGCCGGGCGCCGCGGGACCTGGACGCGTTCGTGGCGGCCCACCGGGACGCGTTCCGGTAG
- the cysK gene encoding cysteine synthase A yields MKAASILDTIGDTPHVRINRLFADREVDVWIKLERANPGGSVKDRIALAMVDDAERRGVLKPGGTIIEPTSGNTGVGLSMVAAVRGYDMVVCMPESMSLERRRVMAAYGAKLVLTPRAEGMKGAIARAKELEGEIAGAWVASQFDNPANVAIHRETTAQEVLQDFPDGIDVLITGVGTGGHLSGVSEIVKERFPALKTFAVEPAKSPVLAGGDPSPHKLQGIGAGFVPGNYHADTVDGVIGVSEEDAFAYAVRAAREEGIFLGPSSGAALAAVAAKLPEIPDGSTVLTFCYDTGERYLSVEGLFVADGTVLQQGSGS; encoded by the coding sequence ATGAAGGCCGCCAGCATCCTCGACACCATCGGCGACACGCCGCACGTCCGCATCAACCGGCTCTTCGCCGATCGCGAGGTGGACGTCTGGATCAAGCTCGAGCGGGCGAACCCCGGCGGCTCGGTCAAGGACCGCATCGCCCTGGCGATGGTCGACGACGCCGAGCGCCGCGGCGTCCTGAAGCCGGGCGGCACGATCATCGAGCCGACGTCGGGCAACACCGGCGTCGGCCTGTCGATGGTGGCCGCGGTGCGCGGCTACGACATGGTCGTCTGCATGCCCGAGTCCATGTCGCTCGAGCGCCGCCGCGTGATGGCCGCCTACGGCGCCAAGCTCGTGCTGACGCCCCGCGCCGAGGGGATGAAGGGCGCGATCGCCCGCGCGAAGGAGCTGGAGGGGGAGATCGCCGGCGCCTGGGTGGCCAGCCAGTTCGACAACCCCGCCAACGTCGCGATCCACCGCGAGACGACGGCCCAGGAGGTCCTGCAGGACTTCCCCGACGGCATCGACGTCCTCATCACCGGCGTCGGCACCGGCGGCCACCTCTCCGGCGTGTCCGAGATCGTGAAGGAGCGCTTCCCCGCTCTGAAGACCTTCGCGGTCGAGCCGGCGAAGTCGCCCGTCCTCGCCGGCGGCGATCCCAGCCCGCACAAGCTGCAGGGCATCGGCGCCGGCTTCGTGCCCGGCAACTACCACGCCGACACCGTCGACGGCGTGATCGGCGTGTCCGAGGAGGACGCGTTCGCCTACGCCGTGCGCGCCGCGCGCGAGGAGGGCATCTTCCTCGGCCCGTCCTCCGGCGCCGCGCTCGCGGCTGTCGCGGCCAAGCTCCCCGAGATCCCGGACGGCAGCACCGTGCTGACCTTCTGCTACGACACCGGCGAGCGCTACCTGTCCGTCGAGGGCCTGTTCGTGGCCGACGGCACCGTGCTCCAGCAGGGGTCCGGCAGCTAG
- a CDS encoding Fic family protein, whose protein sequence is MLRNELGITDPDELRLVETRLSAIAHLELLSDPPPATFDLAHLQAIHARLFAGLYAWAGQLRTVPLSKPGALFCQPEHLETSAREVFAELRRAAAPRLSREDFVGRLAHHIGNVNALHPFREGNGRATRELFRQRAAEAGFRLDWSRLDPERNIIASRAAMNGNLAAMRELLDPLTERRSREHSADRPDHER, encoded by the coding sequence GTGCTCCGGAACGAGCTCGGGATCACGGACCCCGACGAGCTGCGACTCGTCGAGACGCGGCTCTCCGCGATCGCGCACCTCGAGCTGCTGAGCGACCCGCCGCCGGCGACGTTCGACCTCGCGCACCTGCAGGCGATCCACGCGCGCCTCTTCGCGGGTCTGTACGCGTGGGCCGGTCAGCTGCGCACCGTCCCGCTGTCGAAGCCCGGCGCACTGTTCTGTCAACCTGAGCACCTCGAGACGTCCGCGCGCGAGGTCTTCGCCGAGCTCCGACGCGCCGCCGCGCCGCGTCTCTCACGCGAGGACTTCGTGGGCCGCCTGGCGCACCACATCGGCAACGTGAACGCGCTGCACCCGTTCCGCGAGGGCAACGGACGCGCCACCCGGGAGCTCTTCCGCCAGCGGGCCGCCGAGGCGGGCTTCCGCCTGGACTGGTCCCGCCTGGATCCTGAGCGCAACATCATCGCGTCGCGCGCGGCGATGAACGGCAACCTGGCCGCGATGCGCGAACTGCTCGACCCGCTCACCGAACGCCGGAGCCGCGAGCACAGCGCCGACCGGCCCGATCACGAACGCTAG
- a CDS encoding HNH endonuclease, producing MAAVSVDSLLERDGPACAWCGRAPWRRDLTLEHLVPRARGGHLVAENVVLACRGCNRRRGARPVDAYVRELLRDGVAVDVDGLRTALRRLLASDRRVHRDAGRRLLERLASVDAPVRP from the coding sequence GTGGCCGCCGTCTCCGTCGATTCGCTGCTCGAGCGCGACGGGCCGGCCTGCGCGTGGTGCGGGCGCGCGCCGTGGCGGCGCGACCTGACGCTCGAGCACCTGGTGCCGCGTGCCCGCGGCGGGCACCTGGTGGCGGAGAACGTCGTCCTGGCCTGCCGGGGGTGCAACCGGCGGCGTGGCGCCCGGCCCGTCGACGCGTACGTCCGCGAGCTGCTGCGCGACGGCGTGGCCGTCGACGTCGACGGGCTGCGGACGGCGCTGCGACGCCTGCTCGCCTCCGACCGTCGCGTGCACCGGGACGCGGGCCGCCGGCTCCTCGAGCGCCTCGCGTCCGTCGACGCCCCGGTCCGGCCGTGA
- a CDS encoding serine O-acetyltransferase has product MSAAPERTDLSPFLEELAAERARYPLPPRLRVVAEDIVHLTLELLFPHFAAEVGGCAGDVEREYGELRRLLSGALHLPSSSCRHPDEAVDRFMARLPAIRAALLLDAQAIYDGDPAADSVDEVILAYPGFRAVAIYRLAHELLGWCDVPLLPRLLTEIAHRDTGIEIHPGAQIGPSLSIDHGTGIVIGQTAVIGARVKLYQGVTLGALSVSKRLARTKRHPTIGDDVVIYANATILGGETVIGSGSRIGGNVWLTSSVPAHSVVTPTARLDRQREEPPDDVLDFTI; this is encoded by the coding sequence GTGTCCGCAGCCCCTGAACGCACCGACCTCTCGCCGTTCCTCGAGGAGCTGGCCGCCGAGCGCGCGCGCTACCCGCTGCCGCCGCGCCTGCGCGTGGTCGCCGAGGACATCGTGCACCTGACGCTCGAGCTGCTGTTCCCGCACTTCGCCGCCGAGGTCGGGGGCTGCGCGGGCGACGTCGAGCGCGAGTACGGCGAGCTGCGCCGGCTGCTCTCGGGCGCGCTGCACCTGCCGAGCTCGTCGTGCCGGCACCCGGACGAGGCCGTCGACCGGTTCATGGCCCGCCTGCCCGCGATCCGCGCGGCGCTGCTGCTCGACGCGCAGGCGATCTACGACGGCGATCCGGCGGCCGACTCGGTGGACGAGGTCATCCTCGCCTACCCCGGCTTCCGCGCCGTGGCGATCTACCGGCTGGCCCACGAGCTGCTGGGGTGGTGCGACGTGCCGCTGCTGCCGCGGCTGCTGACGGAGATCGCGCACCGCGACACGGGGATCGAGATCCATCCGGGCGCGCAGATCGGCCCCTCGCTGTCCATCGACCATGGCACAGGCATCGTGATCGGCCAGACCGCGGTGATCGGCGCGCGGGTCAAGCTCTATCAGGGCGTCACCCTCGGGGCCCTGAGCGTGTCGAAGCGGCTGGCCCGGACGAAGCGCCACCCGACGATCGGCGACGACGTCGTGATCTACGCGAACGCGACGATCCTCGGCGGCGAGACCGTCATCGGCTCCGGCAGCCGGATCGGCGGCAACGTCTGGCTGACGAGCAGCGTGCCGGCGCACTCCGTCGTCACGCCCACCGCCCGCCTCGACCGGCAGCGCGAAGAGCCGCCGGACGACGTCCTCGACTTCACGATCTAG
- a CDS encoding LysE family translocator has protein sequence MPPSDHVLAFLVASAVTIGVPGPSVLFVISRSITLGRRAGVATVVGNALGVYVQVILVAFGLGAIVERSVTAFTVVKIAGALYLMYLGIKAFRHRRDLATAVGQPVTPKTVRRIVREGFLVGLANPKSIVAFMALLPQFVDRAAGGVPQQMLMLGAMWFAIALVLDGAWALLAGTARGWLAGSPKRLEAIGGAGGLTMVGIGASLAFTGRKD, from the coding sequence ATGCCGCCTTCTGATCATGTCCTGGCCTTTCTGGTCGCCTCGGCCGTGACTATCGGCGTGCCGGGGCCGAGTGTGCTGTTCGTGATCTCCCGGTCGATCACCCTCGGTCGCCGGGCCGGGGTGGCGACCGTCGTGGGCAACGCGCTCGGCGTCTACGTGCAGGTGATCCTGGTCGCGTTTGGCCTCGGCGCGATCGTTGAGCGGTCGGTGACTGCCTTCACGGTAGTCAAGATCGCTGGCGCCCTGTATCTGATGTACCTGGGCATCAAAGCGTTCCGGCACCGCCGTGACCTGGCGACCGCGGTGGGCCAGCCCGTCACGCCGAAGACCGTGAGGCGGATCGTGCGCGAGGGGTTCCTCGTCGGCCTTGCCAACCCGAAGTCGATCGTCGCCTTCATGGCGCTGCTGCCGCAGTTCGTCGACCGCGCCGCCGGCGGCGTGCCCCAGCAGATGCTGATGCTCGGGGCGATGTGGTTCGCGATAGCGCTCGTGCTCGACGGCGCTTGGGCGCTGTTGGCAGGCACCGCCCGCGGGTGGCTTGCTGGTTCTCCGAAGCGGCTCGAGGCCATCGGCGGTGCGGGCGGGTTGACGATGGTCGGCATCGGCGCGTCGCTGGCGTTCACCGGTCGCAAGGACTAG
- a CDS encoding SDR family oxidoreductase: MTQVLAGKVAVVTGGSSGIGLAIAQRYAAEGARVFVTGRRQEVLDAAVAQIDGDVTGVRADSASAADIEALYAQVRDAAGRIDVLVANAGGGSFAPLGQITEQQYRETFDSNVLGTLLTVQGALPLLVDGASVVLLSSTTSALGGAAFSVYAASKAAIRNFARSWALDLKDRAIRVNALAPGPTHTPGVVGLVPEGQYQGLHDALVAEVPLGRVADPSEIAGAALFLASPDASFVNGIELFADGGQAQV; encoded by the coding sequence ATGACGCAGGTTCTGGCAGGGAAGGTCGCCGTGGTCACGGGTGGCTCGAGCGGCATCGGGCTGGCGATCGCGCAGCGCTACGCCGCCGAGGGGGCGCGCGTGTTCGTCACGGGCCGCCGGCAGGAGGTCCTCGACGCCGCGGTCGCGCAGATCGACGGCGACGTGACCGGCGTGCGCGCCGACTCGGCGAGCGCCGCCGACATCGAGGCGCTCTACGCGCAGGTGCGCGACGCGGCCGGCCGCATCGACGTGCTGGTGGCCAACGCCGGCGGGGGCTCGTTCGCGCCGCTCGGGCAGATCACCGAGCAGCAGTACCGCGAGACGTTCGACTCCAACGTCCTCGGCACGCTGCTGACGGTGCAGGGCGCGCTGCCGCTGCTCGTGGACGGCGCCTCGGTCGTGCTGCTGAGCTCGACGACCTCCGCGCTCGGCGGCGCGGCGTTCAGCGTCTACGCGGCGTCGAAGGCCGCGATCCGCAACTTCGCCCGCTCCTGGGCGCTCGACCTGAAGGACCGCGCCATCCGCGTCAACGCGCTGGCCCCGGGGCCGACGCACACGCCCGGCGTGGTGGGGCTGGTGCCCGAGGGCCAGTACCAGGGCCTGCACGACGCGCTCGTCGCCGAGGTGCCGCTGGGCCGCGTCGCCGATCCGTCCGAGATCGCCGGCGCCGCGCTCTTCCTGGCCTCCCCGGACGCGAGCTTCGTCAACGGCATCGAGCTGTTCGCCGACGGCGGGCAGGCGCAGGTCTAG